From Myxococcales bacterium, the proteins below share one genomic window:
- a CDS encoding NAD(+)/NADH kinase produces MTPIRRVLVVAKKTTYRRFVVESKDARIADLLERGDVSVRKLRKSHVDHEAAITEVMGALEALGVPHERVETRALARAGRGDLVVTVGGDGTLLRASHELGEGVPLLGINSAPRHSVGFFCYGKKGTAKRAIGDALEGRLPRADLTRMSVEVNDRTISSRVLNEALFCHASPAATSRYILRVEDPDDGVVEEEQRSSGLWVGPAAGSTAAQKSAGGRVLPLLSRKVQVVVREPYTAIGKTIRYRRGLVGKDGRVTLISKMREAKLFLDGHDRVFDVTIGDVVVMRRAAERLTVLGLRSTR; encoded by the coding sequence ATGACCCCGATCCGGCGCGTGCTCGTGGTGGCCAAGAAGACGACCTACCGAAGGTTCGTGGTCGAGTCGAAGGACGCGCGCATCGCCGACTTGCTCGAGCGCGGCGACGTGTCCGTGAGGAAGCTGCGGAAGTCTCACGTCGACCACGAGGCCGCGATCACGGAGGTGATGGGCGCCTTGGAGGCGCTCGGCGTGCCCCACGAGCGCGTCGAGACGCGCGCGCTCGCGCGGGCAGGTCGCGGCGATCTCGTGGTGACGGTCGGCGGCGACGGGACGCTCCTCCGGGCTTCGCACGAGCTCGGCGAGGGTGTGCCGCTCCTCGGCATCAACAGCGCGCCTCGGCATTCGGTCGGCTTCTTTTGTTACGGAAAGAAGGGCACGGCGAAGAGGGCCATCGGCGACGCCCTCGAAGGCCGCCTCCCCCGCGCCGACCTCACGCGCATGAGCGTCGAGGTGAACGACCGCACCATCTCGTCCCGCGTCTTGAACGAGGCGCTCTTCTGCCACGCGTCGCCCGCCGCGACGTCACGCTACATCCTCCGGGTCGAAGATCCCGATGACGGCGTGGTCGAGGAGGAGCAGCGCTCGAGCGGACTCTGGGTCGGCCCCGCGGCGGGCTCGACGGCGGCCCAAAAGAGCGCAGGAGGGCGCGTGCTCCCCCTCCTCTCGCGCAAGGTGCAGGTCGTCGTGCGCGAGCCGTACACGGCGATCGGGAAGACCATCCGCTACCGGCGTGGGCTCGTCGGAAAAGACGGACGGGTCACCCTCATCAGCAAGATGCGCGAGGCGAAGCTCTTCCTCGACGGACACGATCGTGTGTTCGACGTGACCATCGGAGACGTCGTCGTCATGCGACGCGCGGCGGAGCGCCTCACCGTCCTCGGCCTCCGGTCGACCCGCTGA
- a CDS encoding NUDIX hydrolase, protein MERTTKLPAPPAITCADVRPRPPGGRTFLDLLRVTASCEYPGGERSEPFLYDIVERKAPDAVVIVPTFRADGTTWVVLRSAVRIPFSLRDPGLGNVWELPAGLVESGESIEEAGARELFEEAGASLAPSALRRLGPPVVPAPGIIAEIQHFVVADVDPEALVPPEEDGSPLERHAHVVAVPLEVALRDLGAHGLVDAKTELGLRRLADALALEPRAP, encoded by the coding sequence TTGGAACGCACGACGAAGCTCCCCGCGCCGCCCGCGATCACGTGCGCCGACGTACGCCCCCGGCCACCCGGCGGGCGCACGTTCCTCGATCTCCTCCGCGTCACGGCCTCGTGCGAGTACCCGGGCGGAGAGCGGAGCGAGCCCTTCCTCTACGACATCGTCGAACGAAAGGCGCCCGACGCCGTGGTGATCGTGCCGACCTTCCGCGCCGACGGAACGACGTGGGTCGTGCTCCGCTCGGCCGTGAGGATCCCTTTCTCGCTCCGAGATCCGGGCCTCGGAAACGTCTGGGAGCTCCCCGCCGGGCTCGTCGAGAGCGGCGAGTCGATCGAAGAGGCCGGCGCGCGTGAGCTCTTCGAAGAGGCCGGCGCGAGCCTCGCGCCCAGCGCCCTTCGGAGGCTCGGACCGCCGGTCGTCCCCGCCCCCGGGATCATCGCCGAGATTCAACACTTCGTCGTGGCCGACGTCGATCCGGAGGCGCTCGTCCCGCCCGAAGAAGACGGCTCTCCGCTCGAGCGCCACGCCCACGTGGTCGCGGTCCCGCTCGAGGTGGCCCTCCGTGATCTCGGCGCACACGGCCTCGTGGACGCCAAAACCGAGCTCGGCCTCCGCCGCCTCGCGGACGCCCTCGCCCTCGAGCCGAGGGCACCATGA
- a CDS encoding glycosyltransferase family 4 protein, which translates to MTLPRRNGKKLLFLGAWDWYFVCHRLSLAVAAKNASFDVTVATPTGPYVTKLAEAGIRHVPIRMVRQGKNPAVDAATLAEIVALYTRERPDVVHHIAIKPMLYGTLAAKVTGVRAIVNAMGGLGYVFSTDAPLARSIRAGLTIAYRGLLSGSSTRVILQNEDDRAAWLKWRLVPERNVVIVRGAGVDTERFHPTEEPEGDKVVLLPARLLKDKGLLELVEASRILKRGGVRARIVLAGEPDPGNPASATREEVATWVREGLVEHLGWRDDMDAVLRSAHVVCLPSYREGLPKALLEAAASGRAIVATDVPGCREIARHDENALLVPPRSGEALADAIRRLVEDDSLRARLGARGRAIAVEEFGDRRVAERTLAIYDELLAQRP; encoded by the coding sequence GTGACGCTTCCGCGCAGAAACGGGAAAAAGCTACTCTTTCTCGGGGCTTGGGACTGGTACTTCGTCTGCCACAGGCTGAGCCTCGCGGTCGCGGCGAAGAACGCCAGCTTCGACGTGACGGTCGCGACCCCCACGGGCCCGTACGTGACGAAGCTCGCCGAGGCGGGCATCCGACACGTCCCCATCCGCATGGTGAGGCAGGGCAAGAACCCCGCGGTCGACGCCGCCACGCTCGCCGAGATCGTGGCCCTCTACACGCGCGAGCGGCCCGACGTCGTGCACCACATCGCGATCAAGCCCATGCTCTACGGCACGCTCGCCGCGAAGGTCACGGGCGTGCGCGCGATCGTGAACGCCATGGGCGGGCTCGGCTACGTCTTCTCGACCGACGCGCCGCTCGCGCGCTCGATCCGCGCGGGGCTCACGATCGCGTACCGCGGGCTGCTCTCGGGGTCGAGCACGCGCGTCATCCTGCAGAACGAGGACGACCGCGCGGCGTGGCTCAAGTGGCGCCTCGTGCCCGAGCGCAACGTGGTCATCGTGCGCGGCGCGGGCGTCGACACCGAAAGGTTCCACCCGACCGAAGAGCCCGAGGGCGACAAGGTCGTCCTCTTGCCCGCGCGCCTCCTGAAGGACAAGGGGCTGCTCGAGCTCGTCGAGGCCTCGCGCATCTTGAAGCGCGGCGGAGTGCGCGCCCGAATCGTGCTGGCAGGCGAGCCCGACCCGGGAAATCCAGCGTCGGCGACGCGCGAAGAGGTCGCCACGTGGGTCCGCGAAGGGCTCGTCGAGCACCTCGGCTGGCGCGACGACATGGACGCCGTCCTGCGAAGCGCGCACGTCGTCTGCCTCCCGTCGTACCGGGAGGGGCTCCCGAAGGCCCTGCTCGAGGCGGCGGCTTCGGGGCGCGCGATCGTCGCGACCGACGTGCCCGGGTGCCGCGAGATCGCCCGCCACGACGAGAACGCGCTCCTCGTGCCTCCGAGGTCCGGGGAGGCGCTCGCGGACGCGATCCGAAGGCTCGTCGAGGACGACTCCCTCCGCGCACGCCTCGGAGCGCGAGGTCGAGCCATCGCCGTCGAGGAGTTCGGAGACCGGAGGGTCGCCGAACGCACGCTCGCCATCTACGACGAGCTCTTGGCGCAACGCCCATAG
- the asnB gene encoding asparagine synthase (glutamine-hydrolyzing): MCGIFGAIGTSRPVNADRALEVMAHRGPDQRAVLRLPGEGDRPEATFGFVRLAILDLTENGAQPMQKGDLVIVFNGEIYDHHLLRAELEERGVSFRSRSDTEVLLEGYRAFGEAVLDRITGMFAFAIWDTKRGELFAARDPAGKKPFFFTQVPDGLVFASEIKAIRASGLRTTVDEDELSVFLALGHGHGDRTAHAEVRELRPGHCLSLAKGAGAPRIRRYYRAPFADPPLEISADEAASEVRRLLDAAVKRRLVADVPVGAFLSGGIDSTVVVGLMAKHTRGKVRTFSIGFEGDPAYDETRFARMAAQSFDTDHTELRVTPRATDLVDPLVRMHDGPFGDSSALPTSIVSGLTREHVTVALTGDGGDEIFCGYERFLAAEVAERIPAPLRHVAARAASLVPPGPTEKGLRAKARRFFVTSAASLEDRLFSYSPYFLPRLDALVGEARARTGRERVTSFAHDVLAPTSGASALSRILAFNYETYLPYDLLVKADRSSMMHSLELRSPFLDRALTDFAARLPDGMRRRGLSKKWILKKAFPDMLPDALVNRPKMGFGVPLAAWFRTSLKGMLDDAFAPGARLYRYVDEAEVRRLLAEQDAGKADHGQRVWLLLTLETWLRQMEEAP, translated from the coding sequence ATGTGTGGAATCTTCGGGGCCATCGGCACCTCGCGCCCCGTGAACGCCGATCGCGCCCTCGAGGTCATGGCCCACCGCGGTCCCGATCAACGCGCCGTGCTGCGCCTCCCCGGCGAAGGGGATCGCCCCGAGGCCACCTTCGGGTTCGTCCGCCTCGCCATCTTGGACCTCACCGAGAACGGCGCCCAGCCCATGCAAAAGGGCGATCTCGTCATCGTGTTCAACGGCGAGATCTACGACCATCACCTCCTGCGCGCGGAGCTCGAGGAGCGCGGGGTCTCGTTCCGATCGCGGTCCGACACCGAGGTGCTGCTCGAGGGCTACCGTGCGTTCGGCGAGGCCGTGCTCGACCGCATCACCGGGATGTTCGCGTTCGCCATCTGGGACACCAAGCGCGGAGAGCTGTTCGCCGCCCGAGATCCGGCCGGAAAGAAGCCATTTTTCTTCACCCAGGTGCCCGACGGGCTCGTGTTCGCGTCCGAGATCAAGGCGATCCGCGCGTCCGGCCTCAGGACGACGGTCGACGAGGACGAGCTCTCGGTCTTCCTCGCGCTCGGACACGGCCACGGAGACCGTACGGCCCACGCCGAGGTGCGCGAGCTCCGCCCGGGGCACTGCCTGTCCCTCGCGAAGGGCGCAGGCGCCCCGCGGATCCGGCGCTACTACCGCGCGCCGTTCGCCGATCCGCCCCTCGAGATCTCGGCCGACGAGGCGGCCTCCGAGGTGCGTCGCCTCCTCGACGCCGCGGTCAAGAGGCGGCTCGTCGCCGACGTGCCCGTGGGCGCCTTTTTGTCGGGCGGGATCGACTCCACCGTCGTCGTGGGCCTCATGGCGAAGCACACCCGGGGGAAGGTGCGCACGTTCTCGATCGGCTTCGAGGGCGACCCCGCCTACGACGAGACGCGCTTCGCCCGCATGGCCGCGCAGAGCTTCGACACGGACCACACCGAGCTCCGGGTCACCCCTCGCGCGACCGACCTCGTCGACCCTCTCGTGCGCATGCACGACGGCCCCTTCGGCGACTCGTCGGCGCTCCCGACGAGCATCGTGTCGGGCCTCACGCGCGAGCACGTCACGGTCGCCCTCACGGGCGACGGCGGGGACGAAATCTTTTGTGGTTACGAGCGTTTCCTGGCGGCCGAGGTCGCGGAGCGCATCCCCGCGCCGCTCCGCCACGTGGCCGCGCGCGCGGCGAGCCTCGTGCCTCCCGGGCCCACCGAGAAGGGCCTCCGCGCGAAGGCGAGGCGCTTCTTCGTCACCTCGGCCGCGAGCCTCGAAGACCGTCTCTTCTCCTACTCGCCCTACTTCCTTCCGCGGCTCGACGCGCTCGTGGGAGAGGCCCGCGCGCGAACGGGGCGAGAGCGCGTCACGTCCTTCGCCCACGACGTGCTCGCGCCCACGTCGGGGGCCTCGGCGCTCTCGCGCATCCTCGCGTTCAACTACGAGACCTACCTCCCCTACGATCTCCTCGTGAAGGCCGACCGCTCGAGCATGATGCACTCGCTCGAGCTGAGGTCGCCGTTCCTCGATCGCGCCCTCACCGACTTCGCCGCACGCCTCCCCGACGGCATGAGGCGGCGCGGGCTCTCGAAGAAGTGGATCTTGAAGAAGGCCTTCCCCGACATGCTCCCGGACGCGCTCGTGAACCGCCCGAAGATGGGGTTCGGCGTGCCGCTCGCGGCGTGGTTCCGGACGTCCCTGAAGGGCATGCTTGACGACGCGTTCGCGCCCGGGGCGCGGCTCTACCGCTACGTCGACGAGGCGGAGGTGCGCCGCCTCTTGGCCGAGCAAGACGCGGGCAAGGCCGACCACGGCCAGCGCGTGTGGCTCTTGCTCACCCTCGAGACGTGGCTTCGTCAGATGGAGGAGGCGCCGTGA